The following are encoded in a window of Candidatus Microthrix parvicella Bio17-1 genomic DNA:
- a CDS encoding tetratricopeptide repeat protein, whose protein sequence is MAYTPFKNRAAISGSETVESILDQFLNGEVRFDAAMLTGAGGMGKSRAAQELMIRAAEAGWTIGLTRGGLAAAAEGAGLPAGPLLVVVDYPEDSPTEVGRWMEALMRSAGGSGQRVRVLLLSRRRGSLVSAMVRELTLDAEDVRPLGQKGTGDLSALASSARHQFRRLGLDVAAVDAGRPVSAGDTTLLALASVLVGGTAAKDVFAKLLARERRFWRRHLVRTQSQEAVSDEVLDRAVAGLSLGGNDGPAAAAVRLAQVGVPSECREAVVDGFPGLYGPGFAALHPDPVADHLIRSTLTPNDLLVAALASEGRQAIEVLSSIARTVTATDPGDFAQDLRWCLVDFAQQFGGWLNAEFTRLVGEDGGRPTALGLGLAAARLVDALPWGDHPALDSSVGSVLAREISALNSLESAVGTEASNLAIPQQHLAVSIDRQQQRVARAQAEQNPAYQPNLAAALNNLAITLAATGDRAGALPPAQEAVTLYRAQAEQNPAYQPDLAMALNNLAITLAATGDRAGALPPAQEAVTLYRAQAEQNPAYQPDLAMALNNLAIRLAETGDRAGALPPAQEAVTLWRAQAEQNPAYQPDLAVALNNLANRLAETGDRAGALPPAQEAVTLWRAQAEQNPAYQPDLAVALNNLANRLAETGDRAGALPPAQEAVTLYRAQAEQNPAYQPDLAMALNNLAITLAETGDRAGALPPAQEAVTLYERLAAEEPVYADVLAQAKETLRGLQDAPE, encoded by the coding sequence GTGGCCTACACGCCGTTCAAGAACCGGGCTGCAATATCCGGGTCTGAGACGGTCGAGTCGATTCTGGACCAATTCCTGAACGGCGAGGTGCGCTTTGATGCTGCGATGCTCACCGGCGCAGGGGGCATGGGCAAGTCCCGAGCGGCTCAAGAACTCATGATCCGTGCGGCTGAGGCCGGTTGGACGATCGGCTTGACCCGCGGCGGGCTTGCGGCGGCCGCCGAGGGCGCCGGCCTGCCTGCCGGACCTCTGCTGGTTGTGGTCGACTACCCCGAGGATTCCCCAACCGAGGTGGGGCGGTGGATGGAGGCCCTGATGCGCTCGGCGGGTGGATCTGGGCAGCGGGTTCGGGTGTTGCTGCTCAGCAGGCGTCGAGGTTCGCTGGTGAGCGCAATGGTGCGCGAACTCACGCTGGACGCCGAGGATGTTCGTCCGCTGGGTCAGAAGGGCACCGGAGACCTTTCTGCGCTGGCGTCGTCAGCTCGACATCAATTCCGTCGGCTTGGGCTGGACGTGGCCGCAGTCGATGCAGGCCGACCGGTATCGGCCGGCGACACCACGCTGTTGGCGCTGGCGTCGGTGCTCGTCGGTGGTACCGCCGCCAAGGACGTCTTTGCCAAGCTGCTCGCTCGGGAGCGACGGTTCTGGCGCCGGCATCTGGTTCGGACGCAGTCGCAGGAAGCGGTGTCCGACGAAGTGCTGGACCGCGCGGTCGCCGGGCTCTCACTCGGCGGGAACGACGGCCCGGCTGCGGCAGCGGTACGGCTCGCCCAGGTTGGCGTCCCCTCCGAGTGCCGGGAGGCTGTCGTCGATGGCTTCCCGGGGCTGTACGGGCCGGGGTTCGCCGCGTTGCATCCCGACCCCGTCGCCGACCATCTCATTCGCTCGACGCTCACGCCCAACGACTTGCTTGTCGCTGCTCTGGCTAGTGAGGGCCGTCAGGCAATCGAGGTGTTGTCGTCGATCGCTCGCACGGTAACGGCGACGGATCCTGGCGATTTCGCGCAAGACCTCAGGTGGTGCCTGGTGGATTTTGCGCAACAGTTCGGTGGTTGGCTGAACGCCGAGTTCACGCGTCTTGTTGGTGAGGATGGTGGCAGACCAACCGCCTTGGGGTTGGGGCTCGCCGCGGCCCGCTTGGTCGATGCGCTGCCATGGGGTGATCATCCCGCTCTCGACAGTTCGGTTGGTTCGGTGCTCGCTCGTGAAATCTCGGCGCTCAACAGCCTGGAGAGTGCGGTCGGAACCGAAGCCAGCAACCTGGCTATCCCCCAACAGCATCTCGCAGTGAGCATTGATCGCCAACAACAGCGGGTTGCGCGTGCCCAAGCCGAACAGAACCCCGCCTACCAACCCAACCTCGCCGCGGCGTTGAACAACCTCGCCATCACACTCGCTGCAACCGGTGACCGTGCCGGTGCGCTCCCCCCAGCCCAAGAAGCCGTCACCCTCTACCGTGCCCAAGCCGAACAGAACCCCGCCTACCAACCCGACCTCGCCATGGCGTTGAACAACCTCGCCATCACACTCGCTGCAACCGGTGACCGTGCCGGTGCGCTCCCCCCAGCCCAAGAAGCCGTCACCCTCTACCGTGCCCAAGCCGAACAGAACCCCGCCTACCAACCCGACCTCGCCATGGCGTTGAACAACCTCGCCATCAGGCTCGCTGAAACCGGTGACCGTGCCGGTGCGCTCCCCCCAGCCCAAGAAGCCGTCACCCTCTGGCGTGCCCAAGCCGAACAGAACCCCGCCTACCAACCCGACCTCGCCGTGGCGTTGAACAACCTCGCCAACAGGCTCGCTGAAACCGGTGACCGTGCCGGTGCGCTCCCCCCAGCCCAAGAAGCCGTCACCCTCTGGCGTGCCCAAGCCGAACAGAACCCCGCCTACCAACCCGACCTCGCCGTGGCGTTGAACAACCTCGCCAACAGGCTCGCTGAAACCGGTGACCGTGCCGGTGCGCTCCCCCCAGCCCAAGAAGCCGTCACCCTCTACCGTGCCCAAGCCGAACAGAACCCCGCCTACCAACCCGACCTCGCCATGGCGTTGAACAACCTCGCCATCACACTCGCTGAAACCGGTGACCGTGCCGGTGCGCTCCCCCCAGCCCAAGAAGCCGTCACCCTCTACGAGCGGCTGGCAGCGGAGGAGCCGGTTTACGCCGATGTTTTGGCACAGGCAAAGGAGACGCTGCGGGGGCTGCAGGATGCCCCCGAGTAG
- a CDS encoding IS1380 family transposase, which translates to MNATGALFDAGELIGQPRRRSASVKVKVSDDKVTGVGGVALWGPMLDNLNLVGVADGRRLRPIGPGGYTGGECYRALVEILLAGGDFLSDRSLLDGPTQQLRGAHVLPSHATMFRFCGGADFGRVQKAAAVNRTMLARAWASGAGPSGGMVTVDPDATLVDTYGPDKEGSKFSYRGEVGLSPLIGVCGETGDVLAIRARSGNAHPGRDNAGFIRECVSAIPGPVRETTNLWVRVDSAGYQHAVFDTVEALGGVFSVTAPQRSNVKAKVRALATNPDTQWVPALAGEAKRGSEVAETPFVMGQGKTRRMLRMIVRRQRTSAGDQLSFDDLDGWRFHAIVTNLPALFAPPAEVEAHHRLRGGIPEDTIRQLKEDFGLIHAPVKNFFGNWLWWHASVLAHNTARWVRHLGLPPTFKRCRGKRLRLAFFNVAARVVNHAGGLELRLPRSHAWVDAFIEALTRIRALPAFA; encoded by the coding sequence GTGAATGCTACAGGCGCGTTGTTTGATGCCGGGGAACTGATCGGACAGCCCCGCCGCCGGAGTGCTTCGGTGAAGGTCAAGGTGAGCGATGACAAGGTGACCGGGGTGGGCGGGGTGGCGTTGTGGGGACCGATGTTGGACAACCTGAACCTGGTCGGTGTCGCCGATGGGCGCCGGTTGCGGCCGATCGGGCCTGGCGGCTACACCGGCGGGGAGTGCTATCGGGCGTTGGTCGAGATCCTGTTGGCCGGAGGCGATTTCTTGTCGGACCGGTCCCTGTTGGATGGGCCGACCCAACAGTTGCGGGGCGCTCACGTGTTGCCCTCACACGCGACGATGTTCCGGTTTTGTGGCGGAGCCGATTTTGGTCGGGTCCAGAAAGCCGCGGCGGTGAACCGGACGATGTTGGCTCGGGCGTGGGCGTCGGGTGCGGGACCTTCTGGTGGGATGGTCACGGTTGATCCCGATGCCACGCTGGTCGACACCTACGGGCCGGACAAGGAAGGTTCGAAGTTCTCCTACCGGGGCGAGGTTGGCTTGTCACCGCTGATCGGGGTGTGTGGTGAGACCGGTGACGTGCTCGCGATCCGTGCCCGGTCTGGGAATGCCCATCCGGGCCGGGACAACGCCGGGTTCATTCGAGAGTGTGTGTCGGCGATCCCCGGCCCGGTCCGGGAAACAACGAACCTGTGGGTCCGTGTCGATTCCGCCGGCTACCAACACGCCGTGTTCGACACCGTCGAGGCGCTGGGTGGGGTGTTCTCCGTGACCGCGCCACAACGGTCCAACGTGAAAGCGAAAGTCCGGGCGTTGGCCACCAACCCTGACACGCAATGGGTGCCAGCGTTGGCCGGCGAGGCCAAGCGGGGTTCCGAGGTCGCAGAAACACCTTTCGTGATGGGGCAAGGCAAGACCCGGCGCATGTTGCGGATGATCGTGCGCCGTCAACGCACCAGCGCCGGTGACCAGTTGTCCTTTGATGATCTTGACGGTTGGAGGTTCCATGCGATTGTCACGAACCTTCCCGCCCTGTTCGCACCCCCAGCAGAGGTCGAGGCCCACCATCGGCTTCGTGGCGGGATCCCCGAGGACACCATCCGGCAACTCAAGGAAGACTTTGGGCTGATCCACGCGCCGGTGAAGAACTTCTTCGGGAACTGGTTGTGGTGGCACGCCTCTGTGCTTGCTCACAACACCGCCCGCTGGGTCCGTCACCTCGGGCTGCCCCCGACGTTCAAACGGTGCCGTGGGAAACGGCTCCGCCTCGCGTTCTTCAATGTCGCAGCACGAGTTGTCAACCACGCCGGCGGCCTCGAGTTGCGGCTCCCACGATCCCACGCCTGGGTCGACGCGTTCATCGAAGCCCTCACACGCATCCGGGCCCTGCCCGCGTTCGCCTGA
- a CDS encoding trypco2 family protein — protein sequence MAEFPSVADVIQQLRSDLEKAVSEGDDHDIRFGLGDIQVELEAVVSAEAGGGLNLKVLGVGFEGAGKGTSASTIKLTLNLNPKRSDGDGGWDNVVAARPIG from the coding sequence ATGGCCGAGTTCCCGAGCGTCGCCGACGTCATCCAACAGCTGCGATCCGATCTGGAGAAGGCGGTTTCCGAGGGGGACGATCACGACATCCGATTTGGTCTGGGCGATATCCAGGTCGAACTCGAGGCTGTCGTATCTGCCGAGGCGGGCGGTGGCCTCAACCTGAAGGTCCTGGGCGTAGGCTTCGAAGGTGCCGGGAAGGGCACCTCAGCCTCCACCATCAAGCTCACGCTCAACCTCAACCCCAAGCGGTCCGATGGTGACGGCGGATGGGACAACGTCGTTGCCGCCCGTCCCATCGGGTAG
- a CDS encoding trypsin-like peptidase domain-containing protein, translating to MPTPRPDLAGSWRFDGPARLCEVELGGSLLSGCAIANSLVVTCAHTTGQPVPLGGQALVRRQGPDGATEVVATTVFLGSEVDVRLLYTHEPVVHLAYPVPWGGLLSDAVDDCRVWGAPTASMRGNGDLFDGACMVESGAGGSRRLTVRLRPRSVRTDSEINSEKQASDAALWAGMSGGPVAHSGRLVGLVRAVDGRFDALEVLTSSALLGAEGRWLEAEGDGFGGVSKAGTLRAAIWAALAEQVAASNRGLLVPVPVTPVGPPGGPAMVLEAPVVPPLDERLRPIEALQYRHAVVPLIEGDPVTPRVEHGDVTTGHSDPDIAAG from the coding sequence GTGCCGACACCCCGCCCCGACCTGGCAGGCTCGTGGCGCTTCGACGGTCCGGCGCGCCTGTGCGAGGTCGAACTTGGTGGGTCCTTGTTGAGCGGCTGTGCCATCGCCAACTCGCTGGTGGTCACCTGCGCCCACACCACTGGCCAGCCGGTGCCGCTGGGAGGTCAGGCTCTCGTTCGTCGTCAAGGGCCCGATGGTGCTACCGAGGTTGTCGCGACCACGGTGTTCCTGGGGAGCGAGGTCGACGTTCGTCTGCTGTACACCCATGAGCCGGTGGTGCACCTTGCCTACCCCGTGCCCTGGGGCGGGTTGTTGAGCGACGCTGTAGACGACTGTCGGGTGTGGGGCGCTCCAACCGCGTCGATGCGTGGCAACGGCGACCTCTTCGACGGGGCCTGCATGGTGGAAAGCGGCGCTGGCGGTAGCCGCCGATTGACGGTGAGGTTGCGACCCCGATCGGTACGGACCGATTCCGAAATCAATTCGGAGAAGCAGGCGTCGGACGCGGCGCTCTGGGCCGGTATGTCCGGCGGTCCGGTAGCCCACAGCGGTCGGCTGGTGGGCCTGGTGCGCGCCGTCGATGGCCGGTTTGATGCGCTGGAGGTACTCACCTCGTCGGCCCTTTTGGGGGCCGAGGGGCGGTGGCTGGAAGCAGAAGGTGACGGGTTCGGCGGCGTGTCCAAAGCCGGTACGTTGCGCGCCGCCATCTGGGCGGCTCTCGCCGAGCAGGTGGCCGCCTCCAATCGCGGCCTGCTGGTGCCGGTGCCGGTCACGCCGGTCGGCCCGCCCGGCGGGCCGGCCATGGTGTTGGAGGCACCGGTGGTGCCGCCCCTCGACGAGCGCCTTCGGCCCATCGAAGCCCTCCAGTACCGCCACGCGGTGGTGCCACTGATCGAGGGCGACCCGGTGACGCCACGGGTGGAACACGGCGATGTCACAACTGGCCACTCTGACCCGGATATTGCAGCCGGGTAG